One region of Salvia miltiorrhiza cultivar Shanhuang (shh) chromosome 3, IMPLAD_Smil_shh, whole genome shotgun sequence genomic DNA includes:
- the LOC131018748 gene encoding uncharacterized protein LOC131018748 has translation MGSADEEELAQEREVKKKATGKGKEKSSQTEPIIPFPGRMAKEQEKEELIELVKIFKKVEVNMPLLVALRSMPRCAKFLKELCTRKVKYTDDAKFQVGESVSAVLQRDMPIKCGDPGMFYIPCVIGTMKVEKAMLNLGASINVMPLSMYQDLEIGPLKPTRVVIQLADRSNVYPEGILEDVLVKVEELIFPADFYILDMGKSKARDPVMLLGRPFLKTARTRIDCDTGKLTCQFEGETVTFDIYNAMKHPSDTEMVKSVDMIEKVVEEVLPRTPFKEPYDAIIQNGIIEEDLQEESLQEAVKMLNAWSEGVNHTEALKIPTLKEEDRLVPSTQRTPKLELKSLPKHLKYIFLGDNDTLPIIINSELTLEDENKVKETLVSPVHVVPKKSGIQVVENEFRELIATRLQTGWMVCIDYCKLNQKTRKDHFHLPFIDEMLERLAGNQYFCFLDGYSGYMQI, from the coding sequence ATGGGATCAGCAGATGAGGAAGAACTTGCCCAAGAAAGAGAGGTCAAGAAAAAGGCGACAGGGAAGGGAAAAGAGAAATCAAGCCAGACTGAGCCCATAATCCCTTTCCCAGGCAGAATGGCCAAAGAACAAGAGAAGGAAGAACTGATTGAACTggtgaaaattttcaaaaaggTGGAGGTCAATATGCCCCTTTTGGTCGCGCTACGCTCTATGCCCAGATGCGCGAAATTTCTCAAGGAACTCTGCACTCGGAAGGTCAAATACACTGATGATGCAAAATTTCAAGTGGGCGAGTCCGTATCCGCGGTCTTACAAAGAGATATGCCCATAAAATGTGGGGATCCTGGCATGTTCTACATCCCATGTGTAATAGGAACCATGAAGGTGGAGAAGGCAATGCTCAATTTAGGGGCATCCATCAACGTTATGCCCTTATCCATGTACCAGGACCTGGAGATAGGACCACTGAAGCCTACCCGAGTGGTAATCCAATTGGCAGATCGGTCAAATGTCTACCCAGAGGGAATATTGGAAGACGTTTTGGTCAAAGTGGAGGAACTCATCTTTCCAGCGGACTTCTACATTCTCGACATGGGGAAGTCAAAAGCACGGGATCCGGTTATGCTTTTGGGCAGACCATTTCTAAAGACTGCCAGGACTCGCATtgattgtgatacgggcaaGCTAACATGTCAGTTCGAAGGGGAGACAGTGACCTTCGACATATACAATGCCATGAAACATCCATCTGACACAGAGATGGTGAAAAGTGTCGACATGATCGAGAAGGTTGTTGAGGAGGTTTTGCCCAGAACACCATTCAAGGAGCCATACGATGCAATAATCCAGAATGGCATAATCGAGGAGGACTTGCAAGAGGAATCATTGCAAGAGGCGGTGAAGATGCTAAATGCATGGAGCGAAGGGGTCAACCACACTGAGGCTCTGAAAATCCCTACCTTGAAGGAGGAAGACCGACTTGTGCCCTCGACCCAAAGGACACCCAAGCTCGAGCTGAAGTCTTTGCCCAAGCATCTCAAGTATATCTTTTTAGGCGATAATGACACTTTGCCCATAATCATCAATTCAGAGTTAACACTCGAGGATGAAAACAAAGTCAAGGAAACTTTGGTAAGCCCAGTAcacgttgtgcccaagaagtcGGGCATACAAGTGGTGGAAAATGAATTTCGGGAATTGATTGCTACAAGATTACAAACCGGCTGGATGGTGTGTATTGATTACTGCAAACTTAACCAGAAGACAAGAAAGGATCACTTCCATTTGCCTTTCATCGATGAGATGCTGGAAAGACTTGCGGGGAATCAATATTTTTGCTTTCTGGATGGATACTCAGGGTATATGCAGATTTAG